A DNA window from Enterobacter cloacae subsp. cloacae ATCC 13047 contains the following coding sequences:
- a CDS encoding flagellar hook-length control protein FliK, whose product MNIDIAALLLGGGAQGKPKGGLLADDGFSLALDDKLAELVQLFPGLDPQALAAMPEAALAGLSADLLPQQLADDAPVTDADGMLLAAPPGLAEVLNGVSLTNGEGEESPQWQLQQLVTRSVTGTETVNPAKGVANGKAPEPEGKTVSPLMTAADKTPAANATPLTAQSAPLTSETMVTPEMPAATSANAVALPAAVRTSVAHAPQQVVTVNHPPETPEWKQSVSQHIAIFSRNGLHSAEIRLHPEELGSLQISLRVQQDQAQIHIVSEHAHIRHAMEQAMPQLRAAMAESGIQLGQANVSAEGQQFAAGEQGQNASGDEHGAQEGEEQSVEEEIVPTLLTTTPGNIYGINTFA is encoded by the coding sequence ATGAACATAGATATTGCCGCCCTGTTACTGGGTGGGGGAGCACAGGGCAAACCGAAGGGCGGTTTACTGGCTGACGACGGCTTCAGCCTGGCGCTGGATGACAAGCTGGCTGAACTGGTGCAGCTTTTCCCGGGACTCGACCCGCAGGCGCTGGCAGCCATGCCGGAAGCCGCGCTGGCGGGGTTGTCCGCAGATTTACTGCCGCAACAGCTTGCCGACGACGCGCCGGTAACGGATGCCGACGGTATGCTGCTCGCCGCGCCGCCGGGGCTGGCAGAGGTCCTGAACGGGGTTTCGCTCACCAACGGTGAGGGTGAAGAGAGCCCGCAGTGGCAGCTGCAACAGCTGGTGACCCGCAGCGTCACGGGGACAGAAACGGTCAACCCTGCGAAGGGCGTAGCGAACGGGAAGGCTCCTGAGCCTGAGGGCAAAACCGTTTCTCCGCTCATGACCGCCGCCGATAAAACCCCGGCGGCCAATGCCACGCCGCTGACGGCGCAGTCTGCACCGCTCACCAGTGAGACGATGGTCACGCCAGAGATGCCTGCGGCCACATCGGCGAATGCCGTGGCGCTGCCTGCCGCCGTACGCACCAGCGTCGCGCACGCCCCGCAGCAGGTGGTCACCGTTAACCATCCGCCAGAAACGCCGGAGTGGAAGCAGTCGGTCAGCCAGCATATCGCCATCTTTAGCCGTAACGGGCTGCACAGCGCGGAGATCCGCCTGCACCCGGAAGAGCTGGGATCGCTGCAGATTTCCCTGCGCGTGCAGCAGGATCAGGCGCAGATCCATATCGTCAGCGAGCATGCCCACATTCGTCACGCCATGGAGCAGGCCATGCCGCAGCTGCGTGCCGCGATGGCGGAATCGGGTATTCAGCTTGGCCAGGCCAACGTGAGCGCGGAAGGACAGCAGTTTGCCGCCGGTGAGCAGGGCCAAAACGCATCGGGTGACGAGCACGGTGCCCAGGAAGGGGAAGAGCAATCGGTTGAAGAGGAGATCGTGCCTACTTTATTAACCACTACTCCCGGAAATATATACGGAATAAATACCTTTGCCTGA
- the fliJ gene encoding flagellar export protein FliJ: MKAHNPMVLLRDKAQETLTQTTRALGGAQQQLQQAMTQHEQLQHYEQEYQQSLRQGMMGGGMSVADLVNHQSFILSLKQVVKQQAGHVNACEKAVDEVKKNWVQNKQRLNAFETLIERRATAQALVQSRHEQKLMDEFAQRAGQKRERL, translated from the coding sequence ATGAAAGCACATAACCCCATGGTTCTGCTGCGCGACAAGGCGCAGGAGACGCTAACGCAGACTACCCGCGCGCTGGGCGGTGCGCAGCAGCAGCTCCAGCAGGCGATGACCCAGCACGAACAGCTTCAGCACTACGAGCAGGAGTACCAGCAGTCCCTGCGTCAGGGGATGATGGGCGGCGGTATGTCGGTGGCGGATCTGGTGAATCACCAGTCGTTTATTTTGTCGCTGAAGCAGGTGGTAAAGCAGCAGGCTGGCCACGTGAACGCCTGCGAAAAGGCGGTAGACGAGGTGAAAAAGAACTGGGTGCAAAACAAGCAGCGCCTGAACGCGTTTGAAACGCTGATTGAACGCCGGGCGACGGCGCAGGCGTTAGTTCAGAGCCGACATGAACAAAAGCTGATGGATGAATTTGCTCAGCGTGCCGGACAAAAGAGAGAAAGGCTATGA
- the fliI gene encoding flagellar protein export ATPase FliI, with protein MSQQLKKWLCALDRVEEKLTQVPDFRQYGKLTRATGLVMEAVGLKLPIGALCIVERQTEQGIIPVESEVVGFNGQTLFLMPLEHVDGILPGARIYALQSDSHAGKQLPVGPHLLGRVLDAQGRPLDGRPAPGKPAAGLFTPTLNPLHRDPIKNVLDVGVRAINGLLTVGRGQRMGLFAGSGVGKSVLLGMMARFTTADVIVVGLIGERGREVKDFIENILGEQGLARAVVVAAPADVSPILRMQGAVYATRIAEDFRERGLNVLLIMDSLTRYAMAQREVALAIGEPPATKGYPPSVFARLPALVERTGNGVKGGGSITAFYTVLTEGDDQQDPIADSARAILDGHIVLSRRLAEAGHYPAIDIEASISRAMTELIPHAQYRKVQRFKQLLSAYQRNRDLVSVGAYVKGSDAMLDQAIDKYPSLEAFLHQAIHERSGYDDAIRALSGLFPDIKD; from the coding sequence ATGAGCCAGCAGCTAAAAAAGTGGCTCTGCGCCCTTGACCGGGTGGAGGAAAAACTCACCCAGGTGCCCGATTTTCGCCAGTACGGCAAACTGACGCGCGCCACCGGGCTGGTAATGGAGGCCGTGGGGCTCAAGCTGCCTATTGGTGCGCTGTGCATCGTTGAGCGTCAGACGGAGCAGGGCATTATCCCGGTTGAGAGCGAAGTGGTGGGCTTTAACGGCCAGACGCTGTTTCTGATGCCGCTGGAGCATGTCGACGGCATCCTGCCCGGGGCGCGCATTTATGCCCTGCAAAGCGACAGCCACGCCGGTAAACAATTGCCCGTGGGGCCGCATCTGCTGGGCCGCGTGCTGGATGCGCAGGGTCGACCGCTGGATGGCCGCCCCGCGCCGGGGAAACCGGCGGCGGGGCTGTTTACCCCAACGCTCAATCCCCTGCACCGCGATCCGATCAAAAACGTGCTCGACGTTGGTGTGCGCGCCATCAATGGCCTGCTGACGGTGGGCCGTGGTCAGCGTATGGGCCTGTTCGCCGGTTCCGGCGTCGGCAAAAGCGTGCTGCTCGGCATGATGGCCCGCTTTACCACTGCGGACGTCATCGTGGTGGGGCTGATTGGCGAGCGTGGCCGCGAGGTAAAAGATTTTATCGAGAATATCCTTGGCGAGCAGGGGCTGGCGCGTGCGGTAGTGGTTGCCGCCCCGGCTGATGTTTCGCCGATTTTGCGTATGCAGGGCGCCGTTTACGCCACGCGCATTGCGGAAGATTTCCGTGAGCGCGGCCTCAATGTGCTGCTGATCATGGACTCCCTGACCCGCTACGCCATGGCGCAGCGTGAAGTGGCTCTGGCGATTGGTGAACCGCCCGCGACCAAAGGCTATCCGCCGTCTGTCTTTGCCCGTCTGCCTGCGCTGGTCGAACGAACCGGTAACGGCGTGAAAGGGGGCGGCTCAATCACCGCGTTTTATACGGTGCTGACGGAGGGGGATGACCAGCAGGATCCGATTGCCGACTCCGCGCGCGCAATCCTCGACGGCCACATCGTGCTGTCGCGTCGTCTTGCCGAGGCGGGGCACTATCCGGCGATTGATATTGAAGCCTCGATCAGCCGTGCCATGACCGAGCTTATCCCCCATGCCCAGTACCGCAAGGTGCAACGCTTTAAACAGTTGCTATCCGCGTATCAGCGCAACCGCGACCTGGTGAGCGTGGGGGCGTACGTCAAAGGGAGCGATGCGATGCTGGATCAGGCTATCGACAAATATCCCTCGCTGGAGGCGTTCCTCCACCAGGCGATCCACGAGCGCAGCGGCTATGACGACGCCATTCGCGCCCTGTCCGGGCTTTTCCCGGATATTAAAGACTAA
- a CDS encoding flagellar assembly protein FliH, whose translation MPTFDEHNATGWRAWQPENLLGEPQDTPLPTMDNTQSEAQLKAELARLRKQAEQQGFTQGLQQGQEEGRKQGYEAGLKEGRDAGYAQGVEQARVEQQALLREAETWVSNFKLALENLEGLIPARLVQLSLTAVQQLYGTSRVADNHALVTQIRSLMQQDALLHGTIQLYVSPEAFASVHEALGETLAAMGWELHRDASLAAGGCRVVSPDVEVDASMETRWQALCQLAREELSQ comes from the coding sequence ATGCCTACGTTTGATGAACATAACGCCACCGGGTGGCGCGCCTGGCAGCCTGAAAACCTGCTGGGAGAGCCGCAGGATACCCCGCTGCCGACGATGGATAACACCCAGTCTGAGGCGCAGCTGAAAGCCGAACTGGCGCGTCTGCGCAAGCAGGCGGAACAGCAGGGGTTTACCCAGGGGCTGCAGCAGGGCCAGGAAGAGGGGCGCAAACAGGGCTATGAGGCCGGGTTGAAAGAGGGCCGCGACGCCGGGTATGCCCAGGGCGTGGAGCAGGCACGCGTGGAGCAGCAGGCGCTGCTGCGCGAGGCAGAAACCTGGGTCAGCAACTTTAAGCTGGCGCTGGAAAACCTCGAAGGGCTGATCCCCGCGCGTCTGGTGCAGCTGTCGCTGACGGCGGTGCAGCAACTCTACGGTACGTCTCGTGTGGCGGATAACCATGCTCTGGTCACGCAGATCCGCAGCCTGATGCAGCAGGACGCGCTGCTGCACGGCACCATTCAACTCTATGTCAGCCCGGAGGCGTTTGCTTCGGTGCATGAGGCGCTGGGTGAAACGCTTGCCGCGATGGGCTGGGAGCTGCACCGCGACGCCAGCCTGGCCGCCGGGGGATGCCGGGTGGTCTCCCCGGATGTGGAAGTGGACGCCAGTATGGAAACCCGCTGGCAGGCGCTGTGTCAGTTGGCGCGCGAGGAGCTCTCGCAATGA
- the fliG gene encoding flagellar motor switch protein FliG: MNASEKSAIVMLTLGDVLAAEVFKHLNAHEVKQISASMVNMAGFTHDQMAMVLEEFKKDSSEYAALSLNTNDYLRSVLVKALGEERASSLLEDLLDTHQGTNGIETLNFMDPQAVFDLIREEHPQIIATILVHLKRNQAADVLGKFDERERNDIMLRIATFGGVQPAALQELTEVLNNLLHGQNLKRSKMGGVRPAAEILNLMKSHQEEAAIEAVREFDGELAQKIIDEMFLFENLVEVEDRSIQRLLQEIESETLIIALKGADEPLRMKFFRNMSRRQAELMTDDLASRGPVRLSQVEAEQKTILNVVRRLAEAGEILIGGSDDAYV; encoded by the coding sequence ATGAATGCCTCAGAAAAAAGCGCCATCGTCATGCTGACGCTGGGAGATGTCCTGGCGGCGGAGGTGTTCAAGCACCTCAACGCCCACGAGGTGAAGCAGATCAGTGCCTCAATGGTCAACATGGCGGGCTTTACTCACGACCAGATGGCCATGGTGCTGGAGGAGTTTAAAAAAGACTCCAGCGAATATGCGGCGCTCAGCCTCAACACCAACGATTATCTGCGCAGCGTGCTGGTCAAGGCGCTGGGCGAAGAGCGTGCCTCCTCGCTGCTGGAGGATCTGCTGGATACCCACCAGGGCACCAACGGCATCGAAACGCTCAACTTTATGGATCCGCAGGCGGTGTTCGACCTTATCCGCGAAGAGCACCCGCAGATCATCGCCACCATTCTGGTCCACCTCAAACGTAACCAGGCGGCGGACGTGCTGGGCAAATTCGACGAGCGCGAACGTAACGACATCATGCTGCGTATCGCCACCTTCGGCGGCGTACAGCCGGCCGCGCTGCAGGAGCTGACGGAAGTCCTGAATAACCTGCTGCACGGTCAGAACCTCAAGCGCAGCAAGATGGGCGGTGTCCGTCCGGCAGCGGAGATCCTTAACCTGATGAAATCTCACCAGGAAGAGGCGGCCATTGAGGCGGTACGTGAGTTCGACGGCGAGCTGGCGCAAAAAATTATCGACGAGATGTTCCTGTTCGAAAACCTGGTGGAGGTGGAAGACCGCAGCATCCAGCGCCTGCTGCAGGAGATCGAGAGCGAAACGCTGATCATCGCACTGAAAGGGGCCGACGAGCCGCTGCGCATGAAGTTCTTCCGCAATATGTCGCGCCGTCAGGCCGAGCTGATGACCGACGATCTGGCCTCCCGTGGCCCGGTGCGTCTGTCCCAGGTGGAAGCCGAACAGAAGACCATCCTCAACGTGGTGCGTCGTCTGGCCGAGGCTGGCGAAATCCTGATTGGAGGCAGCGACGATGCCTACGTTTGA
- the fliE gene encoding flagellar hook-basal body complex protein FliE translates to MSATLMRGVLDQIQSQAQQVSGPSHRLQTSRGDAPSFSDVLFNSINEINKTQVEAKSKTQQWMSGSGDIALNDVMLAMQKSSISFSFGMQARNKMISAYQEIMNTPV, encoded by the coding sequence ATGTCAGCGACATTAATGCGTGGCGTACTCGATCAAATTCAGAGCCAGGCGCAGCAGGTCAGCGGTCCGTCTCACCGGCTGCAGACCTCACGCGGCGACGCCCCCTCCTTTTCTGACGTTTTATTTAACAGCATTAACGAAATAAATAAAACCCAGGTTGAAGCGAAGAGCAAAACACAGCAGTGGATGTCCGGCAGTGGCGATATTGCCCTGAATGACGTGATGCTGGCGATGCAGAAATCGTCTATTTCATTCAGCTTTGGCATGCAGGCACGAAATAAGATGATTAGCGCGTATCAGGAAATAATGAATACACCGGTTTAA
- a CDS encoding CheR family methyltransferase yields the protein MSEIISTSARLSLNTLSLTDSELQRVGKLIYKRAGIVVNAQKREMIFNRLSRRVRTLGLATFSDYIALLESHSEHPEWQNFINALTTNLTSFFREAYHFPILAEHARQRASGYRVWCTAASTGEEPCSIAMTLNEQLGASVAGPRIWASDIDTEVLAKAEAGIYRLNDLDALTLAQKRHYFLRGAGDNSEWVKARQELLSAIHYQQLNLLDEKWSVPGPFDAIFCRNVMIYFDAPTQQRLLQRFARLLKPGGLLFVGHSEHFNHAHIPLRLRGQSVYELTEATR from the coding sequence ATGAGTGAAATTATCAGCACTTCTGCACGCTTATCCCTGAATACGCTTTCTCTGACTGACAGCGAATTGCAGCGTGTCGGGAAATTAATCTATAAGCGCGCCGGAATTGTCGTTAACGCGCAAAAGCGAGAGATGATTTTTAATCGTCTTTCCCGTCGCGTGCGCACGCTGGGGCTTGCCACGTTCAGCGATTATATCGCCCTGCTTGAGTCACACTCAGAGCATCCGGAATGGCAGAACTTTATCAACGCGCTGACCACCAACCTGACCTCCTTTTTCCGCGAGGCGTATCACTTCCCGATCCTCGCGGAACATGCGCGCCAGCGCGCATCGGGCTACCGCGTCTGGTGTACCGCGGCGTCCACGGGGGAAGAGCCCTGCTCTATCGCCATGACGCTGAATGAACAGCTGGGCGCGTCGGTGGCCGGACCGCGGATCTGGGCGTCGGATATCGACACCGAGGTGCTGGCAAAAGCGGAAGCGGGCATCTACCGCCTGAACGATCTGGACGCGCTGACGCTGGCGCAAAAGCGTCACTATTTTCTGCGCGGGGCGGGTGACAACAGCGAATGGGTGAAAGCCCGACAGGAGTTGCTGTCCGCCATTCACTACCAGCAGCTGAATTTACTCGATGAAAAGTGGTCCGTTCCCGGGCCGTTCGACGCCATTTTCTGCCGCAACGTGATGATTTATTTCGATGCGCCGACGCAACAGCGCCTGTTGCAGCGCTTTGCGCGTCTGCTCAAGCCGGGCGGCCTGCTGTTTGTCGGCCATTCGGAACATTTTAACCATGCACATATTCCGCTGCGCCTGCGTGGGCAGTCGGTATATGAACTGACGGAGGCCACACGGTGA
- a CDS encoding protein-glutamate methylesterase/protein-glutamine glutaminase, with amino-acid sequence MKSIRVLAVDDSALMRNMLSAVVNQQPDMEMVGTAPDAFIARELIKQLNPDVLTLDIDMPRMDGLEFLSRLMRLRPMPVVMISSLTTRGSKATMTALEHGAVDFLPKPEHRGAENIDSWSQLVVEKIRVAARAKLAQHTPDARPVLAGIPVRQQSLIAIGSSTGGTEALRRVLMPLPVSTPGIVIAQHMPAGFTYSFAQRLDSLCQIAVREAQDGEPVRPGTALIAPGDRHMEVICQDNGYRVRLSDAPPVNRHRPSVDVLFDSVARQASKHASAALLTGMGADGARGLLHLRQTGAFTLAQSEATCVVFGMPREAIALGAAKKVVDLDDISQCLLDSFHKHNSSKTDSRSGDKSHVG; translated from the coding sequence GTGAAGTCGATTCGTGTGCTGGCGGTCGATGATTCCGCCCTGATGCGTAACATGCTCAGCGCGGTCGTCAATCAGCAGCCTGATATGGAAATGGTCGGCACGGCGCCGGATGCGTTTATTGCGCGCGAGCTGATTAAACAGCTCAACCCGGACGTGCTGACGCTGGATATCGACATGCCGCGCATGGACGGGCTGGAGTTTCTCTCCCGCCTGATGCGCCTGCGCCCGATGCCCGTCGTGATGATCTCCTCCCTGACCACCCGCGGCTCGAAAGCCACCATGACTGCGCTGGAGCACGGTGCGGTCGATTTTCTGCCCAAGCCCGAGCATCGCGGCGCAGAGAATATCGACAGCTGGAGCCAGCTGGTGGTGGAGAAGATCCGCGTCGCCGCCCGCGCGAAGCTGGCGCAGCATACCCCCGACGCCAGACCGGTGCTCGCCGGGATCCCCGTGCGCCAGCAGAGCCTCATCGCTATCGGCTCCTCTACCGGCGGCACGGAGGCATTGCGTCGGGTGCTGATGCCGCTGCCGGTCAGCACGCCGGGGATTGTGATTGCCCAGCACATGCCCGCCGGTTTCACCTACTCCTTCGCCCAACGGCTTGACTCGCTGTGCCAGATTGCCGTGCGTGAAGCGCAGGATGGCGAACCGGTGCGACCAGGAACCGCCCTGATTGCGCCGGGCGATCGTCATATGGAGGTTATCTGTCAGGACAACGGCTACCGGGTCCGGCTCAGCGATGCCCCACCGGTGAATCGTCATCGTCCGTCAGTGGATGTGCTGTTTGACTCCGTGGCGCGTCAGGCCAGCAAGCATGCCAGCGCCGCCCTGCTGACCGGCATGGGCGCGGACGGCGCGCGTGGCCTGCTGCATCTGCGCCAGACCGGAGCGTTTACCCTCGCGCAGAGCGAAGCCACCTGCGTGGTGTTTGGCATGCCGCGCGAGGCGATTGCGCTGGGTGCGGCGAAGAAGGTCGTCGACCTCGACGATATCAGCCAGTGCTTACTGGACAGTTTCCATAAACATAATTCATCCAAAACCGACTCACGTTCAGGAGATAAATCCCATGTCGGATAA
- the cheY gene encoding chemotaxis response regulator CheY: MSDKNLRFLVVDDFATMRRIVRNLLQDLGYKHIDEAEDGQDALNKLRAGGFDFVVSDWNMPNIDGLELLKTIRSDATMAKLPVLMVTAEAKKENIIAAAQAGANGYIVKPFTAATLEEKLGKIFEKLG, from the coding sequence ATGTCGGATAAAAATTTGCGTTTTCTGGTGGTGGACGACTTCGCCACCATGCGACGCATCGTACGCAACCTGCTGCAGGATCTGGGCTACAAGCACATTGACGAGGCCGAAGACGGTCAGGACGCGCTCAACAAGCTGCGTGCCGGAGGTTTTGATTTCGTCGTCAGCGACTGGAACATGCCAAACATCGACGGTCTGGAGCTGCTGAAAACCATCCGCAGCGATGCCACCATGGCAAAGTTGCCGGTGCTAATGGTGACCGCTGAGGCAAAGAAAGAGAACATCATCGCTGCCGCGCAGGCGGGGGCCAATGGTTACATCGTTAAGCCGTTTACCGCCGCCACGCTGGAAGAAAAGCTTGGCAAAATCTTTGAAAAACTCGGGTAA
- the cheZ gene encoding protein phosphatase CheZ has translation MNSPLNMQADNATEIFVRIGQLTRLLRDSMANLGLEQAIMEVADAFPNTRDRLNYVVGKTSQAADRALTSVEVARPLQEGLSDNATALSARWDAWFEHPQPLEDARELVKATRAFLHDVPEKTQQTNRQLTEIMMAQDFQDLTGQVLQSLMHVIETVEKELISVLVENMSERDASAATGDAHLKNGPQIDTRAEGIVASQEQVDDLLESLGF, from the coding sequence ATGAACTCCCCGTTAAATATGCAGGCGGATAACGCCACTGAGATTTTCGTTCGCATCGGGCAACTGACCCGTCTGCTGCGCGACAGCATGGCCAACCTCGGTCTGGAGCAGGCGATTATGGAAGTCGCCGACGCTTTTCCGAACACCCGCGACCGCCTGAACTATGTGGTCGGCAAGACCTCGCAGGCCGCCGATCGCGCGCTGACCAGCGTGGAAGTGGCGCGCCCTCTGCAGGAAGGGCTGAGCGATAACGCCACTGCGCTGAGCGCGCGATGGGACGCCTGGTTTGAACATCCACAGCCGCTGGAGGATGCCCGCGAGCTGGTCAAAGCCACCCGCGCCTTCCTGCACGACGTGCCGGAGAAAACCCAGCAGACCAACCGCCAGCTGACCGAAATCATGATGGCGCAGGACTTCCAGGATCTCACCGGACAGGTGCTGCAAAGCCTGATGCATGTGATTGAGACCGTTGAGAAAGAGCTTATCAGCGTGCTGGTGGAAAACATGAGCGAGCGCGACGCCAGCGCCGCCACCGGTGACGCACATCTGAAGAACGGTCCGCAGATCGATACCCGCGCCGAAGGCATTGTGGCCTCTC